Proteins encoded in a region of the Saccharothrix ecbatanensis genome:
- a CDS encoding sugar phosphate isomerase/epimerase family protein produces MIPVGLSTAAVWPQPAGAAFQAAADLGYDGVEVMVWADPISQDVKALDRLAKSSGVPVMALHAPCLLISQRVWSPDPAERLRRSVEAASDLGARTVVLHPPFLWQRKYADGFADLVASLEDSSGVAIAVENMFPVRRALGRGRSVQVTAFRPSIDPTDVGHRNYTLDVSHASAAHADVMELAKRMGEGLTHIHLADGSGLPKDEHLVPGRGNQPCAELLSHLTGTGFTGQVVLEVNTRRARTTAERAELLAESLLFARLHL; encoded by the coding sequence TTGATCCCGGTCGGCCTGTCCACCGCGGCCGTGTGGCCGCAACCCGCGGGCGCCGCGTTCCAGGCCGCCGCGGACCTGGGCTACGACGGTGTCGAGGTCATGGTCTGGGCCGATCCGATCAGCCAGGACGTGAAGGCGCTGGACCGGCTGGCGAAGAGCAGCGGCGTGCCGGTGATGGCCTTGCACGCGCCGTGCCTGCTGATCAGCCAGCGGGTCTGGTCGCCGGATCCGGCGGAACGGCTGCGGCGCAGCGTGGAGGCGGCGAGCGACCTGGGCGCGCGGACGGTCGTGCTGCACCCGCCGTTCCTGTGGCAGCGGAAGTACGCGGACGGGTTCGCCGACCTGGTGGCGTCGTTGGAGGACTCCAGCGGGGTCGCGATCGCGGTGGAGAACATGTTCCCGGTGCGGCGTGCTCTGGGTCGGGGGCGGTCCGTGCAGGTCACGGCGTTCCGGCCGTCTATCGACCCGACGGACGTGGGGCACCGGAACTACACGCTGGACGTGTCGCACGCGTCGGCCGCGCACGCGGACGTGATGGAGCTGGCCAAGCGCATGGGCGAAGGGCTCACGCACATCCACCTGGCCGACGGTTCGGGTCTGCCGAAGGACGAGCACCTGGTGCCGGGGCGGGGCAACCAGCCGTGCGCCGAGCTGCTGTCGCACCTGACCGGCACCGGCTTCACCGGCCAGGTCGTGCTGGAGGTCAACACCCGCCGCGCCCGCACCACCGCCGAACGCGCCGAACTACTCGCCGAATCCCTCCTCTTCGCCCGCCTGCACCTCTGA